The Novipirellula galeiformis nucleotide sequence CCATTAGCCCGCCACAACAGCAAGCGGTTGACGCATGGGTCGAGAAACTGCAAACCAAAATGGTGACCGCCGTTGGCGAAGCGATCGATAAACTTGAACCCAGCCAATTGTCGTGGGGCAGTGGGACGGCAACCTTCGCGGTCAATCGTCGTGAAAATGTCCCGGAAGCCACCGTGCCACAATCGCGCGTCGCGGGAACCTTAAAAGGTCCGTCGGACCATGATGTCCCCGTCTTGGCCGCTCGCAACGCCGAAGGCAAATTGACCGCAGTCCTGTTCGGCTACGCTTGCCATGCGACCGTCTTGAGTTTCAATCAATGGTCGGGCGATTACCCTGGTTTCGCTCAAATGGCATTGGAAGAGAATCACCCCGATTGTGTGGCTCTCTTCTTTGCCGGTTGTGGCGCGGACCAGAACCCACTGCCACGCCGAACGGTTGAATTGGCACAGCACTATGGCCAACGGCTTGCGAACGCAGTCGATGCCGTTCTACTGACCTCCCAGATGCAGCCGGTTGCGGGAACGTTAACCACGGCACTGAAGGAAATCGACCTGCCCTTGGCCGAGTTACCCAACCGTGAAGAAATCCAACGCAACGCGGAATCGTCCAATAAGTACGAGGTTTCACGAGCGAAGATGCTGTTGAAGCAAATCGATGGTGGAACACCACTCAGTCCGACGTACCCTTATCCCGTCGGCGTGTGGTCGATTGGCGATGCGGTCCAATTCGTTTCGCTGGGCGGCGAAGTGGTCGTCGACTACGCCAATCGACTGAAGTTCGAGCTGGGCGGCACACAAACCTGGGTCGCTGGGTACGCCAATGACGTGATGGCCTACATCCCTTCGCGGCGCGTTCTTGCCGAAGGGGGCTACGAGGGGGGCGGATCGATGGTCTACTACGGTCTGCCCGCTCATTGGGCGCCGGAAATCGAAAACAACATCGTTAACGAAGTGCATCGGCAAGTCAAAGCGGCTAAGAACTGAGCGAACGACTCGGTCTCTGCGACCTATCCACGTGTGATCCACGCGAAAAGTGCCATTCTCAACGCCACCCTAGCGGTGGCGTTTTTTTTTTGCAGCGCGGAGCGAAACCCGTGCGTGGCGCAACGGCGATAGAGCCGATCTCTAGAGCAGATTAATCATTGAATTGAGATGTAGGGCTGGTTCCCAGCGGCCAACCACAAGCTCGCCAATCACAAGCCGGCCGGTGAGAATCAGCCCTACAATCTATCTAAAATGCTCTAGAGAAACCGAGCCCAAGGGATCCCATGAACAAAATGCACCTTTGGCGTTACGACACACTCGCCTTAAAGCAGACGATCATGTTCGGCTGGTAAGGACCGGATCGTTAGCGACAGCATCAACCAGTGGATGCCGCTGAAGATCAAATCGAGCCCAAGCATCAAACCGATCAACCACAGCGAGGCTTCGGGGAAATGGCGAATGACGACCACTCCGAACAACACCGAAACCAACCCGCTTAACAACATCCACCCCCATTGCGAAAAACGATAATTCAGAGCCGCAATGACGCGAAACGCCCCACCCACGATGGCAAACGAGGCGACCAACAAAGTCAACGCCGCCGCGCTGTTAAGCGGGGACTCCGCCATCATCAAACCGATCACGGTATAGAAAATCCCCATCAACAATTGCACCAAAAACGCACTCCACTTCCCGGTGATGAACGAAGTGATGATGGTCGCCAATCCCGCAAACAGCAGTACGATGCCTAGCGCCATCACGACACCTAGCGTCGAGAACATGGGAAACGTCACCGCAAGCAAACCACAAAGGATCAAGACGATTCCCAGCAAAAACAGTAGGTACCACGTCGTACGTAGGTGCTGCAGTTCGTGAACGATTAATTCTCCAATCTCGTTTGTGCCTCGGCTTGAATGTGACGTCGTGGGTGTGGAAGTGGACTCATTCATGGTATTGGTGCTTTGCAGACAAAAAGGGTGAAACGGGAAAAAACTCAGCTCATGGTGATCCCTCGGTGCCCGACCGTCGTCCCTGCAATTACTCGCCGGTAGTCGGCAACGCACTTGTCGTTTTTGCGATACGAAAAATGCTCTCTCGTAGTCGCGTTGCCTTCGAAACGAGAACCTGCAAATCACAATACTCGGGGGCAGTAGAAACTCGGGCCCACGTGAACTTTGGCCAACGTGAACTCGGGCCATGTCCATGCCCTGGGCTGCTGTCTTTGAAGTTGCCCGTTCATCATGGCCCGAAGCGTAAGCTCCTCATTGCGAGAAGCTTAACAGAGTGAATCTCGCTCTTGACTCAGCCCCTCCCTGACGCTTCGGGTTATGATTTGCTTAAACACGTGACAGCAACGCAACTTCAAAGAATGACGTTCTATTTTGGAAGCAACGCTCGTACCAAACGCGTCGATTGCTTCAACTAGCTCATTTTTGCGTCGCTAAGCCAGTTCGCATTCGCCATGGTTCCCGCGTTAGGTCGATACAACCGTCGCAACGCCTAATCAAGCGAAAGCGGATCACCTCGAATGACTCTCGCCTCCCCTTTCACCGCGAGCGATGCTGGTCACAAATCGGGCGTGTTTTGATTACATGTGACAAAATGGACCATCACGATCATCGCGTCCCTAGGACCGCCTGAACTCCTTAGGAATGATCCGCTCCGGCCAGCAATGTTTGTAGACGCGGAATTTGCCTTCGTAACGCCAGTTGCCCAGCTCGACTCGCGGTTCCTGCACCGATCCAACCCAATATGAGAGTCAATCACATGCCCGCCATCCATATCCTGTTCGGAACAGTGTTACTGTTTTGGGGTCGCAGACTGTATTGGTTATTTGTGGCGATTGCAGGATTTCTCGTCGGAGCCCAATTGAGCGCTGCGATGTTATCGGAGCAAACCGAAATCATACGGGTCTTGGCGGCGGTTGCGACCGGGATTTTGGGAGCGTTGTTAGCCATGTTGGCGCAACGAGTCGGATTCGCGTTGGCAGGACTCTACGCCGGCGGCTACCTCGCACTGAGCCTAGCGGCGGCGACGGGTAGCTTGGACAACCCCTTGCTTTGGTTTGGTATCGGCGGTTTGATTGGCGCGATCCTCGCTGCGGCATTGATGGACTGGGCCGTGATCATCTTGTCCAGCCTGGTAGGTGCAGGAGCGATCATCACGGCATTAGGCCTATCACCCACCGTATCCGCAGCTGCGTTCATCGCCCTGGCGGCGATCGGAATCTGGCTGCAAGGTAAACGGCTACGCCCGCCTTCAAACGCGCCAACATCGCCCTCGTAGCAACCGTTGCAGTACGGCTATTGCAACGCGAATCCGAAGCAAATCGGCAACCTTCTTTTCTGCAAATTAGCCGTATTGGCGTTAGCCACGGTTCCCAAATTTAACTGACGCAAACGCCTGATTGCGACGGCACCAAAGATAACGTCAGACAGCACCGTCGATCGAGATCTTCAAACGGACAACAATCTCACCAATCGTAGCGAGATCACGGGCTTATCGCATGCGTCGACGCTTCGGTGAATGTGGTGCTTCCGACTCCGTTTCAATTTCTCGATTCGCAATCGCCGAGGATTGCCCAATGATGATGCCAATGACGATCAGCATGGCAAACACAATCACGCTGCAGATGACGTTAGGCACTGCCCACTGCAGCGCCGTAGTGAACGTGCGAAACAGGAAGTACGTTACCAGTGTATGCACCAACCCTAGAGCACAGGAGAGAACAAAGACAGTGGACGAAGGCGACAAGCCAAGTCGAAAGGTCCAAGGCAAGGGGCGGTCACCGATGTCTGGCGTATTTTCGTAATGCGGAATCATCCAGAAGTGCTCGGGAATCATAATCAGGCTCCACATCACGGCGTTAAAACCAAGGCTTGGAATCGCACCGTCCACGGCCAATGATGTCACGCCCGCAGTCGTGATGATGGAGACGATGTATAGAAAAACGGCAACGTAAGCCATGGTAAAGCCAATGCAGTGGTCGCAAGCGACGCGGGATAACCAAATGCGATCGCTCCGACTTCTTAATCGTCGGATCGACCGTGCGCTCAAACGTGACCGCTTTGGGTCTTGTTGATTTAAATCGAACGCCAATCAACACCCGCAAAGATTCTACCCGCGAAATTTGGTACCGGCCACCCAATCGGATAACCGCAGCACAACAACCCTGACGGACGCCAATTCGTGGCTGGCTTCCCACACCATGCCTCACAACGAAACTCGGTTGGATCCATTCGTTACCGGGGTTACCAAACTCAGGCTTCACGGACTGCGTCGTCGCACTCAAAAGGGTCGGGCGGCATGGACTTGGCAGCGAAGCAACCGGATCGTTGATCGCTACTGACCGCAGCCGAAGATTCTGCACCCTATCCAAAAGATCGTTTTTACGCTGAACGGTCATCAGCATCCGGATAAAACAATCCTTCGCGTACGGATCGGTGCGGAGGCTGCGCCAGCGACGGCCATCCCTACCGCGATCCCCGCCGCAGCCTCATCCTGTTACCCGGAGCACGATTAATCCGAACGGAACCTTCCGAGCACG carries:
- a CDS encoding neutral/alkaline non-lysosomal ceramidase N-terminal domain-containing protein; this translates as MHRLLFFAAAIAVLFSGSEFVGTANSGEPTWKVGAAKITITPDEPLWMAGYGGRNKPSEGKLTDLWAKALVLEDANGQRGVVLTLDLVGIDRTLSETVCNSLQKAYGLSREQITICCSHTHTGPVVGLNLAPLHYLAISPPQQQAVDAWVEKLQTKMVTAVGEAIDKLEPSQLSWGSGTATFAVNRRENVPEATVPQSRVAGTLKGPSDHDVPVLAARNAEGKLTAVLFGYACHATVLSFNQWSGDYPGFAQMALEENHPDCVALFFAGCGADQNPLPRRTVELAQHYGQRLANAVDAVLLTSQMQPVAGTLTTALKEIDLPLAELPNREEIQRNAESSNKYEVSRAKMLLKQIDGGTPLSPTYPYPVGVWSIGDAVQFVSLGGEVVVDYANRLKFELGGTQTWVAGYANDVMAYIPSRRVLAEGGYEGGGSMVYYGLPAHWAPEIENNIVNEVHRQVKAAKN
- a CDS encoding HdeD family acid-resistance protein codes for the protein MNESTSTPTTSHSSRGTNEIGELIVHELQHLRTTWYLLFLLGIVLILCGLLAVTFPMFSTLGVVMALGIVLLFAGLATIITSFITGKWSAFLVQLLMGIFYTVIGLMMAESPLNSAAALTLLVASFAIVGGAFRVIAALNYRFSQWGWMLLSGLVSVLFGVVVIRHFPEASLWLIGLMLGLDLIFSGIHWLMLSLTIRSLPAEHDRLL
- a CDS encoding TM7S3/TM198-like domain-containing protein, which translates into the protein MPAIHILFGTVLLFWGRRLYWLFVAIAGFLVGAQLSAAMLSEQTEIIRVLAAVATGILGALLAMLAQRVGFALAGLYAGGYLALSLAAATGSLDNPLLWFGIGGLIGAILAAALMDWAVIILSSLVGAGAIITALGLSPTVSAAAFIALAAIGIWLQGKRLRPPSNAPTSPS